One stretch of Suricata suricatta isolate VVHF042 chromosome 13, meerkat_22Aug2017_6uvM2_HiC, whole genome shotgun sequence DNA includes these proteins:
- the SLC25A51 gene encoding solute carrier family 25 member 51 produces MVDSEAHEKRPPILTSSKQDLSPHIANVGEMKHYLCGCCAAFNNVAITFPIQKVLFRQQLYGIKTRDAVLQLRRDGFRNLYRGILPPLLQKTTTLALMFGLYEDLSCLLRKHVSSPEFATRSVAAVLAGTTEAIFTPLERVQTLLQDHRHHDKFTNTYQAFKALRCHGIREYYRGLVPVLFRNGFSNVLFFGLRGPIKEHLPTATTHSAHLVNDFICGGLLGAMLGILFFPVNVVKTRMQSQIGGEFQSSPKVFQKIWLERDRKLTNLFRGAHLNYHRSLISWGIINATYEFLLKII; encoded by the coding sequence ATGGTGGATTCAGAAGCTCATGAAAAGAGGCCGCCCATCCTGACATCTTCCAAACAAGACCTGTCACCTCATATTGCAAATGTGGGTGAAATGAAGCATTATCTGTGTGGCTGCTGTGCAGCTTTCAACAATGTAGCAATCACGTTTCCCATTCAGAAGGTGCTCTTTCGGCAGCAGCTGTACGGAATCAAAACCCGGGACGCGGTGCTTCAGCTGAGGAGGGATGGCTTTCGAAACTTGTACCGCGGCATCCTTCCCCCACTGTTGCAGAAGACCACCACGCTGGCACTCATGTTCGGGCTGTATGAGGACTTATCCTGCCTTCTCCGGAAGCACGTCAGTTCCCCGGAGTTTGCAACCCGTAGTGTGGCAGCGGTGCTTGCAGGGACAACAGAAGCAATTTTCACTCCACTGGAAAGAGTTCAGACATTGCTTCAAGACCACAGGCATCATGACAAATTTACAAACACTTACCAGGCTTTCAAGGCACTCAGATGCCATGGAATAAGAGAATATTATCGAGGCTTGGTACCTGTTCTTTTCCGTAATGGATTCAGCAATGTCCTTTTCTTTGGCCTTCGCGGCCCCATTAAGGAGCATCTGCCTACCGCAACCACCCACAGCGCTCATTTGGTCAATGATTTTATCTGCGGAGGTCTGTTGGGTGCCATGTTAGGAATCTTGTTTTTTCCAGTTAATGTTGTAAAAACTCGCATGCAGTCTCAGATTGGTGGGGAGTTTCAGTCTTCTCCCAAGGTGTTCCAAAAAATCTGGCTAGAACGGGACAGGAAGCTGACAAATCTTTTTAGAGGTGCTCACCTGAATTACCATCGGTCTCTCATCTCTTGGGGTATAATCAATGCGACTTATGAGTTCTTGTTAAAGATTATATGA